The Drosophila innubila isolate TH190305 chromosome 2L unlocalized genomic scaffold, UK_Dinn_1.0 4_B_2L, whole genome shotgun sequence genome segment atttttactttaaaactgtgaaatttaaagaaaatttcaaatgttatttaaaattcttaaagcaTTTcatctattaaaatttgttttattataatgtGTTATCAATTAATGATATTCTACTATTTTCAGTCAGTCATTCATAAGAgtgataatttattttatctaatttcgaattaaaaatttttattaaattattcattagTTGCCAAAAACCAAGAAATTGGCCaagatttcaattaaaataattttaaaataagttaccAGAATACCCTTAATGTTTAGTGCTGCTGAAATTGCCAAGTGTTGGTAAATATGACAATTTGGATTTCAAACCGCTTACAGCACTGTATTGTGAATAAGTTGGCAGCACcagagttttgtttttgcggcTGCAAAAAATCTGTTCGCCAacgtttattaaatttttcaataaaatgggCACAAAGCGTCCCAACAACAGTGTGGTGCTGGCACAGGAACCAAAGCGCAGCAAGAATGATATTGTGGCATACACGAATCGTGACAAGGCGCTGCTGGAATCGGTAAGAAAGCATCATGCTGCTGgtggaagaagaagaagaagcaagtTTGGTGGAggatttttgtaaattataaatatacataaatatggtCGCTTACAGGGCGTGCGAAGAACTTCCAATCTGCAAGCACCCATTATGCAGCTGGAGGGACACGAGGGAGAAATCTTTACGACTGAGTTCCACCCAGAAGGCGAAATGTTGCTCTCCTCCGGCTTCGATCGTCAGATCTGTGAGTGCAGCAAGACTTTCCTAATGACAATACATGAATTTAAACCACTCTTAGATATTTGGCAGGTGTATGGTGATTGTGAGAACATTATGGCCATGTCCGGACACAGTGGTGCCGTGATGGAGGCGCATTTTACGCCCGACGGTTCCCACATTTTCACCTGCTCCACAGACAAGACGCTGGCCATCTGGGACATTGTGACGGGTCAGCGGGTGCGACGTCTCAAGGGACACACAAACTTTGTGAACAGCGTGCAAGGATCACGACGtgggcagcagctgctgtgtTCCGGCAGCGATGATCGCACTATAAGAATCTGGGATGCACGCAAGAAACACGCGGCACACGTGCTGGAATCACCATATCAGGTAACAGCCGTATGCTTTGGTGATACCAGCGAACAGGTCATCACCGGTGGCATTGACAACGAGCTCAAGATCTGGGACATACGCAAGCAGCAGGTGGTGCATCATTTACGCGGACACACAGACACCATAACGAGTGTGGCTTTATCACCAGAAGGTGACTTTGTGCTGACCAATGCCATGGACAACACATTGCGAGTCTGGGATGTGCGTCCCTATGCGCCGGGCGAGCGTTGTGTCAAGGTCTTCCAGGGACATCAGCACAACTTTGAGAAGAATCTGTTACGTTGCGCCTGGTCACCAGGTGGCGATAAGATCAGTTCCGGCTCGGCGGATCGGCACGTCTACATTTGGGATGTGAACACCAGGCGCATTCTGTACAAGCTGCCAGGACACAATGGCAGCGTCAACGATGTCGATTTTAGTCCACGCGAGCCACTAATACTCTCCGCGTCCAGCGACAAGACTTTATATTTGGGCGAAATTGAAGATTAATAGATTATcacaaataagtttttatttctgCATTATTATAAcgattaataaatactttgtATAATTTGAAATGGTCATATCATGATGTGTCCCAGAACAGTCCTAAACGGGCAGCGCACTGGACGAGCTTGAGACGCTGCTCTTAAACAGCTGGCCAAAGAACTTGAGACCTGTGGCGCCACCGGGCACCATGCCCAGCAGCATGAACAGCAACGTTATGATCTGGGCCACCGCGAATAGGACCGTAAATGCCGTGCTCTTGGCCACCAGAGCAAAGTAAAGCGTTATCGTTAGGCAGGCACTGTATGAGATGGATGTGAGCAGTCGCGGCTTGGAGAACATTTGCTTGAAGAACGCCTGAAAGCCGATCAGAAAGCAAAAGCTTATGATGAAGAACAGGCTGCCCAATGTGAAGAGCAGTGCAAACTTTGGCTTCAGCATCAGCACCGGAATATACAACGTGGACAGCGTCATGCACAGGCAGCCCATGCCCAGACAGGCGACAAAGCCAACAATGCGCTGCAATCGGgactgcaaattgaaaataacaataacaaatctcaataaaatacttttatccTATGCGAAATATGCacaacaggcagaaggaggcgtggcataCCCTTTTAACTATCTATactagggtgcatcgatttgtatgggccaaaaataaattgaaaaattgtaacATTCGTAATCTAAGCTCAATTCTAAGTTGTTTTCACCTAAAAACAATAGctgtaaaatcaattcctgGTCCCcgctttttaagttgaaaatttatttatttttaattttaagcatgCTATTCTAAGCATATATTTAGT includes the following:
- the LOC117781408 gene encoding U5 small nuclear ribonucleoprotein 40 kDa protein — its product is MGTKRPNNSVVLAQEPKRSKNDIVAYTNRDKALLESGVRRTSNLQAPIMQLEGHEGEIFTTEFHPEGEMLLSSGFDRQIYIWQVYGDCENIMAMSGHSGAVMEAHFTPDGSHIFTCSTDKTLAIWDIVTGQRVRRLKGHTNFVNSVQGSRRGQQLLCSGSDDRTIRIWDARKKHAAHVLESPYQVTAVCFGDTSEQVITGGIDNELKIWDIRKQQVVHHLRGHTDTITSVALSPEGDFVLTNAMDNTLRVWDVRPYAPGERCVKVFQGHQHNFEKNLLRCAWSPGGDKISSGSADRHVYIWDVNTRRILYKLPGHNGSVNDVDFSPREPLILSASSDKTLYLGEIED
- the LOC117781409 gene encoding protein transport protein SFT2 — protein: MSNLKQDLDEYLLLQSDQKKNFNVKLPQIKVPGLSQIFSRTSDPPEANSWLKDTQDSCCPKLSRLQRIVGFVACLGMGCLCMTLSTLYIPVLMLKPKFALLFTLGSLFFIISFCFLIGFQAFFKQMFSKPRLLTSISYSACLTITLYFALVAKSTAFTVLFAVAQIITLLFMLLGMVPGGATGLKFFGQLFKSSVSSSSSALPV